The proteins below come from a single Aspergillus oryzae RIB40 DNA, chromosome 5 genomic window:
- a CDS encoding EthD domain-containing protein (predicted protein), with amino-acid sequence MVFKALLEFKTHYETVHLPLIQKLAGADFPLSHRRLYLARPAPGEDNSFPAAVLIGNQDDFAFDAIVELTFTDEAAFKVFFTRRQEAGTKELVDADEEKFLDQTKFKAVVLGEVHETTS; translated from the exons atgGTCTTCAAAGCCCTCCT CGAATTCAAAACCCACTACGAAACCGTGCACCTGCCACTCATCCAAAAGCTCGCAGGCGCCGACTTCCCTCTCTCGCACAGACGTCTCTACCTTGCACGCCCCGCCCCCGGCGAGGACAACAGTTTCCCGGCGGCGGTGCTGATCGGCAACCAGGACGATTTCGCCTTCGATGCGATTGTGGAGTTGACGTTTACGGATGAGGCGGCGTTTAAGGTGTTTTTTACGCGGAGACAGGAGGCGGGGACCAAGGAGTTGGTGGATGCTGATGAGGAGAAGTTTTTGGATCAGACGAAGTTTAAGGcggttgttttgggggagGTTCATGAGACTACTAGTTAG
- a CDS encoding uncharacterized protein (predicted protein) encodes MNGRRLPGAFLRICLIVLLYGAEIAIAQGDGASNNRFINPPAANSAENPVWVLGEQQVISWMTTWTTFNISIWHQSLGEETAYSLGDIYTQIQDIGVTNFTWKVQTYGAKLEDSPIFFFWINANPTSSGFRLTSNYFNITDKPRATSTSTSNFYIRIQINKLINKHYYICSIRDLSHRDLPSIVV; translated from the exons ATGAACGGTCGCAGGCTCCCCGGCGCATTTTTGCGTATATGCTTGATAGTTCTATTATATGGAGCAGAGATAGCTATCGCGCAGGGAGATGGGGCAAGTAACAACAGATTTATCAATCCACCGGCCGCCAATTCGGCTGAGAATCCCGTCTGGGTCCTTGGGGAGCAGCAAGTGATCTCATGGATGACAACCTGGACTACGTTCAACATATCTATTTGGCATCAGAGTCTCGGGGAGGAAACAGCATATAGTTTGGGTGATATCTATA CCCAGATTCAGGACATCGGAGTCACAAATTTTACATGGAAGGTACAAACATACGGCGCCAAACTTGAAGACTCGCCcatattctttttctggatCAACGCCAATCCGACAAGTTCGGGATTCAGACTCACATCAAATTACTTTAATATCACCGACAAACCACGGGCCACGAGTACTTCAACTTC CAACTTCTACATCCGAATCCAAatcaacaagctcatcaacaagcACTACTACATCTGCTCCATCAGAGACCTCAGCCACCGAGACCTCCCAAGCATCGTCGTCTAA